In Mycobacterium stomatepiae, the following are encoded in one genomic region:
- the smc gene encoding chromosome segregation protein SMC, whose product MYLKSLTLKGFKSFASPTTLRFEPGITAVVGPNGSGKSNVVDALAWVMGEQGAKTLRGGKMEDVIFAGTSSRAPLGRAEVTVTIDNADNALPIEYSEVSITRRMFRDGASEYEINGTSCRLMDVQELLSDSGIGREMHVIVGQGKLDEILQSRPEDRRAFIEEAAGVLKHRKRKEKALRKLDAMQANLARLTDLTTELRRQLKPLGRQAEVARRAQTIQADLRDARLRLAADDLVNRQVQRDAILEAEATMRREHDEAAARLAVASEELTAHETALAQLSVRAESLQHTWFGLSALAERVGATVRIASERAQHLDLEPVATSDTDPDALDAEAEQVAAAERQLLAELDAARTRLEAARADLSERESEAAEADRAHLAAVRAEADRREGLARLAGQVETMRARVESIDDSVARLSERIEHGAARAQQTRAEFETVQGRVGELDQGEVGLDEHHERTVAALRLADERVAELQASEREAERRVASLRARIDALSVGLERKDGAAWLAQNHSGAGLFGSVAKLVKGRPGYEAALAVVLGSAADALAAEDFAAARSAVAALKQADGGRAALVLGDWPVGEPPPAAPLPDGALWALDLVEAPQRLRGAMVAMLSGVAVVDDLGAALDLVAGRPQLRAVTLDGDLVGRGWVSGGSDRKPSTLELTSEIDKASSELAAAESQVAQLGAALSGALTEQRGRQDSAEQALAALNESDTEISAMYEQLGRLGQDARTADEDWNRLLRQREELEAGRAQTVEEVTELETRLRNAQASQLAPAEDPVDRQRIAAAAETARGVEVEARLAVRTAEERANAVRGRADSLRRAAAAEREARVRAQQAHAARLRAAAVAAAVADAGRLLAARLDRVVAAASQIRDAMVAEREARSTAMAAVRTEVQTLGVRVATLTDSLHRDEVANAQAAMRIEQLEQMVLEQFGMSPADLIAEYGPQIALPPSELEMAEFELARERGEQVTAPAPIPYDRPTQERRAKRAERELAELGRVNPLALEEFAALEERYNFLSTQLEDVKAARKDLLDVVADVDARILQVFSDAFVDVEREFQEVFTVLFPGGEGRLRLTNPDDMLTTGIEVEARPPGKKITRLSLLSGGEKALTAVAMLVAIFRARPSPFYIMDEVEAALDDTNLRRLISLFELLRARSQLLIITHQKPTMEVADALYGVTMQGDGITAVISQRMRGQEVQPLATTSA is encoded by the coding sequence GTGTACCTCAAGAGTCTGACGCTGAAGGGCTTCAAGTCCTTCGCTTCGCCGACGACTCTGCGCTTCGAGCCGGGCATCACCGCCGTCGTCGGACCCAACGGCTCCGGCAAATCCAACGTGGTCGATGCGCTGGCGTGGGTGATGGGGGAGCAGGGCGCCAAGACGCTGCGCGGCGGCAAAATGGAAGACGTCATCTTCGCCGGCACCTCGTCGCGCGCCCCGCTGGGCCGCGCCGAGGTCACGGTCACGATCGACAACGCCGACAACGCGCTGCCGATCGAGTACTCCGAGGTCTCGATCACGCGGCGGATGTTCCGCGACGGCGCCAGCGAATACGAAATCAACGGCACCAGTTGCCGTTTGATGGATGTCCAGGAACTGCTGAGCGACTCCGGCATCGGCCGTGAGATGCACGTGATCGTCGGGCAGGGCAAGCTCGACGAGATCCTGCAGTCACGGCCCGAGGATCGCCGCGCGTTCATCGAGGAAGCCGCGGGCGTGCTCAAGCACCGCAAGCGCAAGGAAAAAGCCCTGCGCAAGCTAGACGCGATGCAGGCGAACCTGGCTCGGCTCACCGACCTGACCACCGAGCTGCGCCGCCAGCTCAAACCGCTGGGCCGTCAGGCCGAGGTGGCCCGCCGCGCCCAGACCATCCAGGCCGATCTGCGCGACGCGCGGCTGCGGCTGGCCGCCGACGACCTGGTCAATCGCCAGGTGCAGCGGGACGCGATCTTGGAGGCCGAGGCCACCATGCGCCGCGAGCACGACGAGGCCGCGGCTCGCTTGGCCGTCGCCTCCGAGGAGCTGACCGCGCACGAGACCGCGCTGGCCCAACTCTCGGTGCGCGCCGAATCCTTGCAGCACACCTGGTTTGGGCTCTCCGCCCTGGCCGAACGGGTGGGCGCCACGGTGCGCATCGCCAGCGAACGCGCCCAGCACCTGGATCTGGAGCCGGTGGCGACCAGCGACACCGACCCCGACGCATTGGACGCCGAGGCCGAGCAGGTCGCGGCCGCCGAACGGCAGCTGCTGGCGGAGCTGGACGCGGCCCGGACCCGGCTGGAGGCCGCCCGCGCCGACCTGTCCGAGCGTGAAAGTGAGGCCGCCGAGGCCGATCGGGCCCACCTGGCCGCCGTCCGGGCCGAGGCGGACCGGCGCGAGGGCCTGGCCCGGCTGGCCGGCCAGGTCGAGACGATGCGGGCCCGGGTCGAATCGATCGACGACAGCGTCGCCCGGTTGTCCGAGCGCATCGAACACGGCGCCGCCCGCGCGCAGCAGACCCGGGCGGAGTTCGAAACCGTCCAGGGCCGCGTCGGCGAACTCGATCAGGGCGAGGTCGGCCTGGACGAACACCACGAGCGGACGGTGGCCGCGCTGCGGCTGGCCGACGAGCGGGTCGCCGAGCTGCAGGCCAGCGAGCGCGAAGCCGAGCGCCGGGTGGCGTCACTACGCGCCCGCATCGACGCGCTCTCGGTGGGTCTCGAGCGCAAGGATGGCGCGGCGTGGCTTGCCCAAAACCACAGTGGTGCAGGGCTTTTCGGGTCGGTCGCGAAGCTGGTCAAGGGCCGTCCCGGGTACGAGGCGGCGCTGGCCGTGGTGCTCGGATCCGCGGCCGACGCGCTGGCCGCGGAAGACTTCGCCGCGGCCCGTTCGGCGGTCGCGGCGCTGAAACAAGCCGACGGTGGCCGCGCGGCCCTGGTGCTGGGGGACTGGCCCGTCGGCGAACCGCCGCCGGCCGCCCCGCTGCCCGACGGCGCCCTCTGGGCGCTCGACCTGGTGGAGGCCCCGCAGCGGTTGCGCGGCGCGATGGTCGCGATGCTGTCCGGTGTCGCTGTGGTCGACGACCTGGGTGCGGCGCTGGATCTGGTGGCGGGCCGCCCGCAGCTGCGCGCGGTCACGCTTGACGGTGACCTGGTCGGCCGCGGCTGGGTGAGCGGCGGTTCGGACCGCAAGCCGTCGACGCTGGAGCTCACCTCGGAGATCGACAAGGCCAGCAGCGAGCTGGCCGCCGCCGAGTCGCAAGTGGCGCAGCTCGGCGCCGCGCTGTCCGGCGCCTTGACCGAGCAGCGCGGCCGGCAGGACTCCGCCGAGCAGGCGCTGGCCGCCCTCAACGAGTCCGACACCGAGATCTCGGCGATGTACGAGCAACTGGGCCGGCTCGGGCAGGATGCCCGCACCGCCGACGAGGACTGGAACCGGCTGCTGCGCCAGCGCGAGGAGCTGGAGGCTGGGCGCGCCCAGACCGTCGAGGAGGTCACCGAACTCGAGACGCGGCTGCGCAACGCGCAGGCCAGCCAGCTCGCGCCCGCCGAAGACCCCGTCGATCGTCAGCGGATCGCCGCCGCGGCCGAAACCGCCCGCGGCGTCGAAGTCGAGGCCCGGCTCGCGGTGCGCACCGCCGAGGAACGGGCCAACGCCGTGCGCGGTCGGGCCGATTCGTTGCGCCGCGCGGCCGCCGCCGAGCGTGAGGCGCGGGTGCGGGCCCAGCAGGCACACGCCGCGCGACTGCGGGCGGCCGCGGTGGCGGCGGCGGTGGCCGACGCGGGCCGGCTGCTCGCGGCGCGGCTGGACCGGGTGGTCGCCGCGGCATCGCAGATCCGCGACGCCATGGTCGCCGAACGCGAGGCGCGGTCGACGGCGATGGCCGCGGTGCGCACCGAGGTGCAGACGCTGGGCGTCCGGGTGGCCACGCTGACCGATTCGTTGCACCGCGACGAGGTGGCCAACGCCCAGGCGGCGATGCGCATCGAGCAGCTCGAACAGATGGTGCTCGAGCAGTTCGGCATGAGCCCCGCGGATTTGATCGCCGAGTACGGCCCGCAGATCGCGCTGCCGCCCTCCGAGCTGGAGATGGCCGAGTTCGAACTGGCCCGCGAGCGCGGCGAGCAGGTCACCGCGCCCGCCCCGATCCCGTACGACAGGCCCACCCAGGAGCGGCGGGCCAAACGCGCCGAGCGGGAGCTGGCCGAGCTGGGCCGGGTCAATCCGCTGGCCCTCGAGGAGTTTGCCGCGCTGGAGGAGCGCTACAACTTCCTGTCCACCCAGCTCGAGGACGTCAAGGCGGCCCGCAAGGATCTGCTCGACGTCGTCGCCGACGTCGACGCCCGCATCCTGCAGGTGTTCAGCGACGCGTTCGTCGACGTGGAACGCGAATTCCAGGAAGTCTTCACCGTGCTGTTCCCGGGCGGCGAGGGCCGGCTGCGACTGACCAACCCGGACGACATGCTCACCACCGGCATCGAGGTGGAGGCACGTCCGCCCGGCAAGAAGATCACCCGGCTCTCGTTGCTGTCCGGTGGCGAGAAGGCGCTGACCGCCGTCGCGATGCTGGTGGCGATCTTCCGCGCCCGCCCGTCGCCGTTCTACATCATGGACGAGGTCGAGGCGGCGCTCGACGACACCAACCTGCGCCGCCTGATCTCGCTGTTCGAGCTGCTGCGGGCGCGCTCGCAGCTGCTGATCATCACTCACCAGAAGCCGACCATGGAGGTTGCCGACGCGCTGTACGGCGTGACCATGCAGGGTGACGGCATCACCGCGGTGATCTCGCAGCGCATGCGCGGCCAAGAGGTTCAGCCGCTCGCCACTACTTCTGCTTAG
- a CDS encoding acylphosphatase, which produces MPDPDVRLTAWVHGLVQGVGFRWWTRCRALELGLTGYAANQADGRVLVVAHGPREAAEKLLELLEGGHSWPSRPGRVDKVVADWSQPQERFEGFVER; this is translated from the coding sequence ATGCCGGACCCTGACGTCCGGCTCACCGCCTGGGTGCACGGCCTGGTCCAGGGGGTGGGCTTTCGCTGGTGGACCCGCTGCCGGGCGCTGGAGCTCGGGCTGACCGGCTACGCCGCCAACCAGGCCGACGGTCGCGTGCTGGTCGTCGCGCACGGACCGCGGGAGGCGGCGGAGAAATTGCTGGAGCTGCTGGAAGGCGGCCATTCCTGGCCGTCCCGGCCCGGCCGCGTCGACAAGGTCGTCGCCGACTGGTCGCAACCGCAAGAACGGTTCGAGGGGTTCGTCGAGCGATAG
- a CDS encoding OsmC family protein, which translates to MTELWVERTGTRRYTGHSSRGAQVLVGSEDVEGVFTPGELMKIALAACSGMSSDQPLARRLGDDYRAVVRVSGDADRDEEIYPLLSETLEVDLSGLSEDDAERLFVVVNRAIDLVCTVGRTLKAGTTVKFEIASETGHAGP; encoded by the coding sequence ATGACGGAACTGTGGGTCGAACGCACCGGGACACGCCGCTACACCGGCCATAGCTCGCGGGGCGCGCAGGTTCTGGTGGGCTCCGAGGACGTCGAAGGGGTGTTCACGCCCGGCGAATTGATGAAGATCGCGCTGGCGGCCTGCAGCGGGATGTCCAGCGATCAGCCGCTGGCCCGCCGGCTCGGTGACGACTACCGGGCGGTGGTCCGGGTTTCCGGTGACGCGGACCGCGACGAAGAGATCTATCCGCTGCTCTCCGAAACCCTCGAAGTGGACCTGTCGGGATTGTCCGAGGACGACGCCGAACGGCTGTTCGTGGTCGTCAACCGGGCGATCGACCTGGTCTGCACCGTCGGGCGCACGTTGAAGGCGGGCACCACGGTCAAGTTCGAGATCGCTTCCGAGACCGGCCATGCCGGACCCTGA
- a CDS encoding NifU family protein — protein sequence MIPIHATATEDPRRLRWVVPAEQLPPRGRVRVVPGRLGALLDAGVIDEIVVAGNGILITIAAAGGWREVGDDIREALGEALLDSAGWTVDETSFPAGKLEVAVEELLSGSVGALAASHGGSIELVSVVGHQVTVRMAGACDGCPGASATLRDALERELRRRVDEQVVVSSENDSNSLSFGRKLLSLLVR from the coding sequence ATGATTCCGATTCACGCCACGGCCACCGAGGATCCGCGTCGGCTCCGTTGGGTGGTCCCGGCGGAGCAACTACCGCCGCGCGGCAGGGTCCGCGTCGTCCCGGGCAGGCTGGGTGCCTTGCTGGACGCCGGCGTGATCGACGAAATCGTGGTGGCCGGCAATGGCATCCTGATCACGATCGCCGCGGCCGGCGGCTGGCGCGAGGTGGGCGACGACATTCGCGAAGCGCTCGGCGAGGCGCTGCTGGACTCGGCGGGCTGGACTGTCGACGAAACATCATTTCCCGCAGGCAAATTGGAAGTCGCGGTCGAGGAGCTGTTGTCCGGGTCGGTGGGGGCGCTGGCCGCCTCGCACGGCGGGTCGATCGAGCTGGTCTCGGTGGTCGGTCATCAGGTCACCGTGCGCATGGCGGGGGCCTGCGACGGCTGTCCGGGGGCGTCCGCCACGCTGCGCGATGCGCTCGAACGCGAACTGCGCCGCCGCGTCGACGAGCAGGTGGTGGTCTCGTCCGAAAACGATTCGAACTCATTGTCTTTCGGTAGGAAGCTGCTGTCGTTGCTAGTCCGCTGA
- the feoB gene encoding ferrous iron transporter B produces MTSCHEEGGSAVAVAGMARIALVGSPNAGKTSVFNHLTGLRAKTGNYPGVTVGRSVGTTGVDGVEIAIEDLPGTYSLDPISPDEAVVRDLLGGEVYGDGRPDAIVIVADATTLHRSIILVAQVLRQDLPCLLVLTMTDELTARGGGIDLDALSTALGVPVLAVIANRGVGVDTLRGRLTSFGQWKRPPILPPGEDGAVDAWGKSVLDAADYVAPQPDRRSRRIDAVVLHPLWGTVIFFAVMFCFFQVVFTVAAPLQDQVGDWLTWLGNLVSNHVGNYVVRGLLGQGLIGGVGTVLQFIPQIVLLFLLIALLENVGYMARAAFLMDRVMAATGLEGRAFVAMLSSFACAIPGIMATRTLPSSKDRIATIITAPLMTCSARLPVFTLLVGILVSPKTQWGGFSAQGIAMFALYVCGGTSALIAAAIFKSTVLRSDLLPFTMELPPYRFPSPKNVLITMWDSAKMFLRKAGTIILGTSVVLWVLLNLPAREAETAKMSPTDATAYVMDHSLAADVGKFVGPVFKPLGFDWHVNIALLGSMSAREVFVSTLGQVAAAESPDDPHEALVALTDDEGHKVFTAPTVIALMAYFIYALQCMSTVAVMRRETNSWKWPAIAWSYMFVLAWLMAFAARQVAIALGA; encoded by the coding sequence GTGACGTCATGCCACGAGGAAGGCGGCTCCGCGGTCGCCGTTGCGGGGATGGCGCGGATCGCCCTGGTCGGAAGTCCCAATGCGGGCAAGACTTCGGTGTTCAACCACCTGACCGGGCTGCGTGCCAAGACCGGTAATTACCCGGGCGTCACCGTCGGTCGCAGCGTCGGCACCACCGGGGTGGACGGCGTCGAGATTGCGATCGAGGACCTGCCCGGCACCTACAGCCTCGACCCGATCAGCCCGGACGAGGCGGTGGTGCGCGACCTGCTGGGGGGCGAGGTCTACGGCGACGGCCGGCCCGATGCGATCGTCATCGTCGCCGACGCCACCACGCTGCACCGCTCGATCATCCTGGTGGCGCAGGTGCTGCGGCAGGACCTGCCGTGCCTGTTGGTGCTGACCATGACCGACGAGTTGACCGCCCGCGGCGGCGGCATCGACCTGGACGCGCTGTCGACGGCGCTGGGTGTCCCCGTCCTCGCGGTGATTGCGAACCGTGGCGTGGGCGTCGATACCCTGCGCGGCCGGCTGACGTCGTTCGGCCAGTGGAAACGGCCCCCGATCCTGCCCCCGGGCGAGGACGGCGCGGTCGACGCCTGGGGCAAATCGGTGCTGGATGCAGCGGATTACGTTGCACCGCAACCGGATCGGCGCTCGAGGCGGATCGACGCGGTCGTGCTGCATCCGCTGTGGGGCACCGTCATCTTCTTCGCGGTGATGTTCTGCTTCTTCCAGGTCGTGTTCACCGTGGCCGCGCCGCTGCAGGATCAAGTGGGCGACTGGCTCACCTGGCTCGGCAACCTGGTCAGCAACCACGTCGGCAACTACGTGGTGCGCGGGCTGCTCGGCCAGGGCCTGATCGGCGGCGTCGGAACGGTGCTGCAGTTCATCCCGCAGATCGTGTTGCTGTTCCTACTGATCGCGCTGCTGGAGAACGTCGGCTACATGGCGCGGGCCGCGTTCCTGATGGACCGGGTGATGGCCGCTACGGGATTGGAAGGCCGCGCCTTCGTCGCGATGCTCTCGTCGTTTGCCTGTGCGATCCCAGGGATCATGGCCACCCGGACGCTGCCGTCGTCGAAGGACCGGATCGCCACCATCATCACCGCGCCGTTGATGACCTGCTCGGCCCGCCTTCCGGTGTTCACCCTGCTGGTCGGGATCTTGGTCTCGCCGAAGACGCAGTGGGGTGGCTTCAGCGCGCAGGGCATCGCCATGTTCGCGCTGTACGTGTGTGGCGGCACCTCGGCGCTGATCGCCGCCGCGATATTCAAATCGACGGTCCTGCGCAGCGATCTGCTGCCGTTCACGATGGAGCTGCCGCCGTACCGCTTCCCGTCGCCCAAGAATGTGCTGATCACGATGTGGGATTCGGCAAAGATGTTCCTGCGCAAGGCCGGAACGATCATTCTGGGCACGTCGGTGGTGCTGTGGGTGCTGCTCAATCTGCCGGCGCGCGAGGCCGAGACCGCGAAGATGTCGCCCACCGACGCCACCGCGTACGTGATGGACCACAGCCTTGCCGCCGACGTCGGCAAGTTTGTCGGACCGGTGTTCAAACCGCTCGGCTTCGACTGGCACGTCAACATCGCGCTACTCGGTTCGATGTCGGCGCGCGAGGTGTTCGTGTCCACGCTGGGCCAGGTGGCGGCGGCGGAGAGCCCCGACGATCCGCACGAGGCGCTGGTCGCGCTGACCGACGACGAGGGTCATAAGGTGTTCACCGCGCCGACCGTGATCGCGTTGATGGCGTATTTCATCTATGCGCTGCAATGCATGTCGACCGTTGCGGTGATGCGCCGCGAAACCAACTCCTGGAAGTGGCCGGCGATCGCGTGGTCCTACATGTTCGTCCTGGCCTGGTTGATGGCCTTTGCCGCCCGACAAGTCGCGATAGCCCTCGGCGCATGA
- a CDS encoding FeoA family protein, which produces MLKSARNADRLSGSPTLLAQLSPGQRATIVGVASAASEVVAGRLRQLGFRPASDVEVIRRAPMGDPTIYRVQDTELCLRLREARLIEVAAGTDA; this is translated from the coding sequence ATGCTCAAATCGGCGCGAAACGCAGACCGTCTTTCGGGTTCGCCAACCCTGCTGGCTCAGCTGTCGCCGGGCCAGCGGGCGACGATCGTGGGCGTCGCCTCGGCGGCCTCCGAAGTGGTGGCGGGCCGATTGCGGCAGTTGGGGTTTCGGCCGGCCTCCGATGTGGAGGTGATCCGCCGGGCCCCGATGGGCGACCCGACCATCTACCGAGTTCAAGACACCGAACTGTGCCTGCGTCTGCGGGAGGCGAGGCTGATCGAGGTCGCCGCGGGGACTGACGCGTGA
- the mutM gene encoding DNA-formamidopyrimidine glycosylase, producing MPELPEVEVVRRGLQAHVVGKTITAVRVHHPRAVRRHEAGPADLTARLLGARIDGTDRRGKYLWLLLDGDTALVVHLGMSGQMLLGKVPRSDHVRISAVLDDATVLSFADQRTFGGWMLAELIEIDGSQVPLPVAHLARDPLDPRFDIDAVVKVLRRKHSEIKRQLLDQQVVSGIGNIYADEALWRAKVHGARVADTLTRRQLTAVLEAAADVMREALAKGGTSFDSLYVNVNGESGYFDRSLDAYGREGESCRRCGAVMRREKFMNRSSFYCPRCQPRPRG from the coding sequence ATGCCTGAACTGCCCGAGGTCGAGGTGGTGCGCCGCGGCTTGCAGGCCCATGTTGTGGGCAAGACGATCACCGCGGTTCGGGTGCACCACCCCCGCGCGGTGCGCCGCCACGAGGCCGGGCCCGCCGACCTCACCGCCAGGCTGCTCGGTGCGCGGATCGACGGAACCGACCGGCGGGGCAAATACCTGTGGCTGCTGCTCGACGGTGATACCGCGCTGGTCGTCCACCTCGGCATGAGCGGGCAGATGCTGCTCGGCAAGGTGCCGCGGTCCGATCACGTCCGGATCTCCGCGGTGCTCGACGACGCAACGGTGCTGAGCTTCGCCGACCAGCGGACCTTCGGAGGCTGGATGCTTGCCGAACTCATAGAAATCGACGGCAGCCAGGTGCCGCTGCCCGTCGCACACCTCGCGCGCGACCCGCTGGACCCCCGCTTCGACATCGATGCGGTGGTGAAGGTGTTGCGGCGCAAGCATTCCGAGATAAAGCGCCAGCTGCTGGATCAGCAGGTGGTGTCGGGCATCGGCAATATCTATGCCGACGAAGCCTTGTGGCGGGCCAAAGTTCACGGTGCCCGGGTGGCCGACACGCTGACCCGCCGCCAGCTGACCGCCGTGCTGGAGGCCGCCGCCGACGTCATGCGCGAGGCGCTCGCCAAGGGCGGGACCTCGTTCGATTCGCTGTATGTCAACGTCAACGGCGAGTCGGGCTACTTCGACCGATCCCTGGATGCCTATGGGCGCGAAGGCGAAAGCTGCCGGCGCTGCGGCGCGGTGATGCGCCGCGAGAAGTTCATGAACCGATCTTCGTTCTACTGCCCGCGATGTCAGCCGCGGCCGCGCGGTTAA
- the rnc gene encoding ribonuclease III: MTSRQPLLDALGVSLPEELLSLALTHRSYAYEHGGLPTNERLEFLGDAVLGLTVTDELYHRHPDRSEGDLAKLRASVVNTQALADVGRHLCDGGLGAHLLLGRGEANTGGADKSSILADGMESLLGAIYLAHGIETAREVILRLFGGLLDAAPTLGAGLDWKTSLQELTAARGMGAPSYQVTSTGPDHDKEFTAVVVVMETEYGSGVGRSKKEAEQKAAAATWKTLEALDTAGTTSI; encoded by the coding sequence GTGACCTCCCGGCAACCGCTGCTCGATGCGCTCGGGGTTAGCCTGCCCGAGGAACTGCTCTCGTTGGCGTTGACCCACCGCAGCTATGCCTACGAGCATGGCGGATTGCCGACGAACGAGCGGCTGGAATTTCTCGGCGACGCCGTGTTGGGCCTGACCGTCACCGACGAGCTCTACCACCGTCATCCCGACCGGTCGGAAGGTGACCTGGCCAAACTGCGGGCCAGCGTCGTCAACACCCAGGCGCTGGCCGACGTCGGCCGCCACCTGTGTGACGGCGGACTGGGTGCTCACCTGCTGCTGGGGCGCGGCGAAGCGAACACGGGTGGAGCCGACAAGTCGAGCATCCTGGCCGACGGGATGGAATCGCTGCTGGGCGCGATCTACCTGGCGCACGGCATCGAAACGGCACGCGAGGTGATCCTGCGGTTGTTCGGGGGGCTGCTGGACGCCGCGCCCACGCTGGGCGCCGGTCTGGACTGGAAGACCAGCCTGCAGGAGCTCACCGCGGCGCGCGGGATGGGCGCGCCGTCCTACCAGGTCACCTCCACCGGCCCGGACCACGACAAGGAATTCACCGCGGTGGTCGTCGTGATGGAGACCGAATACGGGTCGGGCGTCGGCCGCTCCAAGAAGGAAGCCGAGCAGAAGGCGGCCGCCGCGACCTGGAAAACGCTGGAAGCGTTGGACACCGCGGGGACGACGTCCATCTAG
- a CDS encoding YceD family protein: protein MAREHRTTAQQHPASPMTVDVARLGRRPGSMVTLRDTVPSPLRIGLDMIAIPQGAPLDMDLRVESVSEGVLVTGTVSGPTLGECSRCLTEVHGHVQVGLTELFAYPDSTTEATTEEDEVGRVVDDRIDLEQPIIDAVGLDLPFAPVCRPDCPGLCPECGVPLANDPSHHHDNIDPRWAKLVDMLSDDAGDPDPAGGDR from the coding sequence ATGGCGCGCGAACACCGCACTACTGCGCAGCAACATCCGGCCTCGCCGATGACGGTTGACGTCGCGCGGCTTGGGCGACGACCGGGTTCGATGGTGACGCTACGCGACACCGTGCCCAGCCCGTTGCGCATCGGACTGGACATGATCGCGATCCCGCAGGGCGCCCCGCTGGACATGGATCTGCGGGTCGAATCGGTGTCGGAAGGCGTGCTGGTCACCGGAACGGTGTCGGGACCGACCCTCGGCGAGTGCTCGCGGTGCCTGACCGAGGTGCACGGGCACGTGCAGGTCGGGTTGACCGAGCTGTTCGCCTATCCGGACAGCACCACCGAGGCGACCACCGAGGAAGACGAGGTCGGCCGGGTCGTCGACGACCGCATCGACCTCGAGCAGCCGATCATCGACGCCGTCGGGCTCGACCTGCCGTTTGCGCCGGTATGCCGGCCGGATTGCCCCGGGTTGTGCCCCGAATGCGGCGTGCCGCTGGCCAATGACCCCAGCCACCACCATGACAACATCGATCCGCGATGGGCCAAGCTGGTGGACATGCTCTCCGACGATGCCGGTGACCCGGATCCCGCCGGGGGTGACCGGTGA
- the sepIVA gene encoding cell division protein SepIVA, with the protein MYRVFEALDELGAIVEEARGVPMTAGCVVPRGDVLELIDDIKDAIPGELDDAQDVLDARDSMLSDAKSHADSMVSSATTESESLLNHSRAEADRLLSDAKAQADRMVNEARQHSERMVGEAREEAMRIATAAKREYEASVGRAQAEADRLIENGNISYEKAVQEGIKEQQRLVSQNEVVQAANAESTRLIDTAHAEADRLRGECDIYVDNKLAEFEEFLNGTLRSVGRGRHQLRTAAGTHDYATR; encoded by the coding sequence GTGTACCGAGTCTTTGAAGCGCTGGATGAATTGGGCGCCATTGTCGAAGAAGCCCGCGGCGTGCCGATGACGGCCGGCTGTGTGGTGCCTCGCGGTGACGTGCTGGAGCTGATCGACGACATCAAGGACGCGATCCCCGGCGAGCTGGATGACGCCCAGGACGTGCTCGATGCGCGGGATTCGATGCTGTCCGACGCCAAGTCGCATGCCGACTCGATGGTGTCCTCGGCCACCACCGAGTCGGAGTCGTTGCTGAACCACTCCCGCGCGGAGGCCGACCGGCTGCTGTCCGACGCCAAGGCGCAGGCCGATCGGATGGTGAACGAGGCACGCCAGCACAGCGAGCGGATGGTCGGCGAGGCGCGTGAGGAAGCAATGCGCATCGCCACCGCGGCCAAGCGCGAGTACGAGGCGAGCGTCGGCCGCGCCCAGGCCGAAGCCGACCGATTGATCGAAAACGGCAACATCTCCTACGAGAAGGCCGTGCAAGAGGGCATCAAGGAGCAGCAGCGCCTGGTCTCGCAGAACGAGGTGGTCCAGGCCGCCAACGCGGAGTCCACCCGGCTGATCGACACCGCACACGCCGAGGCCGACCGGCTGCGCGGCGAATGCGACATCTACGTCGACAACAAGCTCGCCGAGTTCGAGGAGTTCCTCAACGGCACGCTTCGTTCGGTGGGCCGCGGACGCCACCAACTGCGGACGGCGGCCGGCACGCACGACTACGCCACGCGCTAG